Below is a genomic region from Gigantopelta aegis isolate Gae_Host chromosome 1, Gae_host_genome, whole genome shotgun sequence.
GTGGCTGCACTGGCAGCGATTTCCAGTACCCTGGAGGCTCAAACACCTGTCATCCGCGTCAACGTAAGTACCGCCACGCTTTATCTGAGATACCCGTCATCCGCGTCAACGTAAGTACCGCCACGCTTTAACTGAGATACCTGTCATCCGCGTCAACGTAAGTACCGCCACGCTTTAACTGAGACACCCGTCATCCGCGTCAACGTAAGTACCGCCACGCTTTAACTGAGATACCTGTCATCCGCGTCAACGTAAGTACCGCCACGCTTTAACTGAGATACCTGTCATCCGCGTCAACGTAAGTACCGGCACGCTTTAACTGAGACACCCGTCATCCGCGTCAACGTAAGTACCGCCACGCTTTAACTGAGACACCCGTCACTCGCATCAACGTAAGTACCGCCATGCTTTAACTGAGATACCTGTCATCCGCGTCAACGTAAGTACTGACACGCTTTAACTGAGACACCCGTCATCCGCGTCAACGTAAGTACCGCCACGCTTTAACTGAGATACCCGTCATCCGCGTCAACGTAAGTACCGCCACGCTTTAACTGAGACACCCGTCATCCGCGTCAACGTAAGTACCGCCACGCTTTAACTGAGATACCTGTCATCCGCGTCAACGTAAGTACCGCCACGCTTTAACTGAGACACCCGTCATCTGCGTCAACGTAAGTACCGCCACGCTTTAACTGAGACACCCGTCATCCGCGTCAACGTAAGTACCGCCACGCTTTAACTGAGACACCCGTCATCCGCGTCAACGTAAGTACCGCCACGCTTTAACTGAGATACCCGTCATCCTCGTCAACGTAAGTACCGCCACGCTTTAACTGAGATACCCGTCATCCGCGTCAACGTAAGTACCGCCACGCTTTAACTGAGATACCTGTCATCCGCGTCAACGTAAGTACCGCCACGCTTTAACTGAGACACCCGTCACTCGCGTCAACGTAAGTACCGCCACGATTTAACTGAGATACCTGTCACTCGCGTCAACGTAAGTACCGCCACGCTTTAACTGAGACACCCGTCACTCGCGTCAACGTAAGTACCGGCACGCTTTAACTGAGACACCCGTCATCCGCGTCAACGTAAGTACCGCCACGCTTTAACTGAGACACCCGTCATCCGCATCAACGTAAGTACCGCCACGCTTTAACTGAGACACCCGTCATCCACGTCAACGtaagtagtgttttccctagcttgttttagcatggtgcagcaccatacctcaatagtctagcaccatcttgctttaatcagcaccatgctgccctgagattaaacaagccttttttactaattaattctaaaattgcctttataaaacacccaaaaaggtattattaattaataaaatatgccttttatattttttgccattcatttattaaagcaagcacataaattacactGATGTTTAATTCAAttaatttgtgtgtatttttaatgaaaaacaagtgccccaaaagtgtttggtctaccatgccttgccaaatgtctagggaaatcactagtaAGTACCGGCACGCTTTAACTGAGACACCCGTCATCCGCGTCAACGTAAGTACCGGCACGCTTTAACTGAGACACCCGTCATCCGTGTCAACGTAAGTACTGGCACGCTTTAACTGAGACACCCGTCATCCGCGTCAACGTAAGTACTGGCACGCTTTAACTGAGACACCCGTCATCCGCGTCAACGTAAGTACCGCCATGCTTTAACTGAGATACCCGTCATCCGCGTCATCCGCGTCAACGTAAGTACCGGCACGCTTTAACTGAGACACCCGTCATCCGCGTCAACGTAAGTACCGGCACGCTTTAACTGAGACACCTGTCATCCGCGTCAACGTAAGTACCGCCACGCTTTAACTGAGACACCCGTCATCCGCGTCAACGTAAGTACTGGCACGCTTTAACTGAGATACCCGTCACTCGCGTCAACGTAAGTACCGCCATGCTTTAACTGAGATACCTGTCATCCACGTCAACGTAAGTACCGCCATGCTTTAACTGAGACACCCGTCATCCGCGTCAACGTAAGTACCGCCATGCTTTAACTGAGACACCCGTCATCTGCGTCAACGTAAGTACCGCCACGCTTTAACTGAGACACCCGTCATCCGCGTCAACGTAAGTACCACCACGCTTTAATTGAGATACCTGTCATCCGCGTCAACGTAAGTACCGGCACGCTTTAACTGAGATACCTGTCATCTGCGTCAACGTAAGTACCGGCACGCTTTAATTAAGACACCCCTGACTATCTGTATGATGAACTGACTGACTGTTTATCTGACTGAATGGCTGGCTGATTAATTGACTGGTTGGCTGACTGTCATCTTGTTCAAATGTAtaaattgttgtattatatagtattgttcctcatatgccgtgcaTTACGGCCTGAAAGAAATAAAGGTTcatttcagttcagttcagacagacagacagacagaaaaaaataaagaaatgttttatttaacgacgcactcaacacattttatttacggctatatggcgtcagacatatggttaaggaccacacagagtttgagaggaaaccctctgtcgccactacacgggctactctttccgattagcagcaagggatctttcatttgcgcttcccacaggcaggatagcacaaaccatggcctttgttgaaccagttatggatcactggtcggtgcaagttgtttacacctacccattgagccttgcggagcactcactcagggtttggagtcagtatctggattaaaaatcccatgcctcgactgggatccgaacccagtacctactagcctgtagaccggtggcctaaccacgacgccaccaaggccggtcacagacagacagacacacagacatactgACTGAACGACTGAGTGGTTAGCTGACTGACTATTATTCTAATTGACTGACTGGTTGGCTGACTGACAAACAGACATACTGACTGACCGAATAAATGGTTAGCTGACTGACTATCTGgatgattgactgactgactgactggctggctggatacatggctgactgactgattgattaGCTCACTGACTAACTGAATGATGGACTCACTAACTGTTTAGCTTAATTACTGATTAACTGACTGAttgactaactgactgactgactgactgaatggatgactgactgactgactcactgactgaatgaatgaatgaataaatgaatgaatcaatgaatggcTGACTGACTTATTGGCTGACGTACTGACGAACGGACTAAACTATTTGCATGAATGTTCATATTTATTGTTGTAAGTATCCCTATACGCTGATGTGTCATTACAGAagtcattcctttcttttcctttcttccaGCGTGAGTCGAGCTACCTGCCGTGTCGAGATCGCGCCGTGTGTTCCGACCTTTACAACTTCACGCGTACCCTGCCGAGCGGCACGCGCCAGGAAGTGCGGATCGTCAAGAACTGCAAGTGTCCCGACAACGACGACGGCGGCTGTCCCATCGTGGACGACCACATGCTGCACGCCAGCACCATACACAAGTGAGATTCAGTGCAAATCAAGGCTCGAAATACTGCCGGCCCGATcggtttttatttataaatattattattattattattattattttgttttcaaaactatttattttccCATATCACATAGCAGTGTCGTTATTAGGGCCGGGAGATATTTTTGCCGGGAGATATTTTTGCCTGTTGTCCCATCGGACCAGcggacagacagatacacacacacacacacacacacacacacacacacacacacacagagagagagagagagagagagagagagagagagagagagagagagagagagagagagagagagagagagagagagagagagagagagagagatttaacCCAGTTAGATATGACACTTCGAGATACTGATGTTTGAGCGTAGTTTGAATCTTAGTTAGGACAATATGAATGTAAACCAATACAGTCCTACCTgctgagtttgttttgtttaacgacaccacaagagcacattgattgtcaaatattttatataagtCTGACATGTaagtcttagaagaaacccgttgcATATTTCCATAAGCagcactttccacagacaggagatCACATACCACGGGTATACCTGGTAAAGACATGACAGCTCGAGGTAGTGATATTTGATAACAATGTTCTATCTTTATTTCAGACAGTATATCTTATTGAATATCACACAATATTTGTGTAATCCAGTACAATTTGTTTACGTTTAATTTCAGTCGCATTTGTGTAATTTACAtccaattaatcaatgtctGTTGTCAAAAGGTTTCAATCTCAATTTCAGACAGTGCATGCGTCACCCTATACAGGCCTTACTGATCTGTGTGTAACCCAGTAGAATGTCTGTTGTCAAAAGGTTTCAATCTCAAtttatttaccggcctcggtggcgtcgtggttaggccatcggtcaacatactggtaggtactgggttcggatcccagccgaggaatgggatttttaatccagataccgactccaaaccctgagtgagtgctccgcaaggctcaatgggtaggtgtaaaccacttgcaccgaccagtgatccataactggttcaacaaaggccatggtttgtgctatcctgcctgtgggaagtgcaaataaaagatcccttgctgctaatcggaaagagtagcccatgaagtggcgacagcgggtttcctctcaaaatctgtgtggtccttaaccatatgtttgacgccatataaccgtaaataaaatgtgttgagtgcatcgttaaataaaacatttctttctttctttcattcaatcTCAATTTCAGACAGTACATGTGCAACCCTATAGAGACTTTGCCGATCTGCAGCGAGAACCAATCGCAGCCCTCCGCGGAGGACATGGTGGAAGGAGACGAAGAGTTCGAGTTCTACAACTACTGGagggtctgtctgtctgtctgtctctatctctctgtctgtctctgtctgtctctctgtctgtctgtctgtctctttctctctctctctctctctctctctctctctctctctctctctctctctctctctctctctctctctctatctctctctctctctctctctctctctctctatctctctctctctctctctctctctctctctctctctctctgtctctctatctgtctctatcGATTgtgtgtctctatctctcttgatctatctctatctattgtatgtatgtctcgtCTCTGGATGTTACTGATCTTATACATCTCTCTCTTACTCTCACTGGCTCTCTCTAATTAAATCTCTCTCTggcctcactctctctctcctctgccGTCTCTGGACTCGAACCTGTCTCTCACTCTcctcgcccgcaaattgcaagactaaccacgatcgctctctatctctctctccatctctctctcttctctctcttaactctctctctctctctctctacaatCTCTCGGTCTctcccgctctctctctctctcttgtctttctgtgtgattgtgtgtatgtatgtattgatgtatgaataactatatattgtatgtatgtcgaggttgactattacatacatagatattaacgcactggcgcaggggataattaaatcctttctggcctcacaaattgtcccatgccgttgctgggactcgaacctgtggcaccgattcgcccgcaaattgcaagactaaccacgatacgctctgagctatcgaagcttccataaaaaggaagctcttttaactcaaccatatgcatggggcctacaatctacgcggtcgatcccgcttacgtgcatgaaacagtgggcatacctggcactggctagtatgtattgatgtatgaatatctatatattgtatgtatgtcgaggttgactattacatacatggatattaacgcactggcgcaggggataattaaatcctttctggcctcaaaaattgtcccatgccgttgctgggactcgaacctgtatgtatgtatgtatgtatgtatgtatgtatgtatgtatgtatgtatgtatgtatatatatatatatatatatatatgtgtgtgtgtgtgtgtgtgtgtgtgtgtgtgtgtgtgtgtgtatctatgtatgtatgtatgtatgtgtgtgtgtgtgtgtatctatgtatgtatttatatatgtgtatatttattgtatgtatgtcgaggttgactattacatacatagatattaacgcactggcgcaggggataattataTCCTTTCTGGCCTAACAAATTGTTTCATGCCGTTGCTTGGACTCGAAATTATGAcatcgaatcgcccgcaacCTACAGACTTGCCACTATACGTTCTGaactattgaggcatccataaaaaaggatgctctttaactcaactatattgtatgttttgatgtatgaatatctatatattgtatgtatgtcgaggttgactattacatacatagatattaacgcactggcgcagggtataattaaatcctttctggcctaacaaattgtcccatgccgttgctgggactcgaacctgtggcaccgattcgcccgcaaattgcaagactaaccacggtacgctctgagctatcgaagcttccatgtatgtatgtatgtatgtatgcatgtatgtatgtatgtattgatgtatgaatatctatatagtgtatgtatgtataggttgactgttacatacatagatattaacgcactggcgcagtgaataattaaatcctttctggcctcacaaattgtcccatgccgttgctgtatgtatgtatgtatgtacgtacgtacgtacgtatgtatgtatgtatgtatgtatgtatgtatgtatgtatgtatgtatgtatgcttttCTATACATCTgcctatctatctgtctgtcttctgtctgttttgtctgttttgtttgtctgtctgtctatacaTCTATTATCTAACTATGCttctatatattattaattttaatcctTCCCATAACCTgtagtatttaaaatgtatacgaAACTAAGTCTAAGACTGTGATTTCAGATCAACTGCCGCTGTCCCACGTCACAGCAGACCGGTGGAGCCAATCCCGAACCAGTTGGAGCGCGCCACGCAGTGGGTCAGAGTGAGGCCCGACTGGGGTAGACACATGTTCATCCACGAGTACGTCTGCGACAACGAGTACGGACGTCAACGGCACTGAGATACGTCGACGGACACGGCAGCTAAAgtaatcattaaacaaatttaaacccCACAccctccatttttttttaaaattattatttattattattttgtttttaaatcccacttctccctttcctttctctcttttGACTTCCATCTCGTTTCTTCCTTCCTGATCTGGtagctcctcctatctttcaacttctttcgctgtccacattcacatcccagtccttgtctctccaatcGCGACAGGTGCTGGTCTCTTGTTACtgtccgtgccacacacctgtcattcccaatcagcttttagctgtgggcttagtctgaccacttcggagagtgttcagtagttacttctggcattgttaagaggcacttgtaaccacctactatgcttccctactaccggcggtcgttagttagtgccgtgggttagaccagctttattagtgaAAAAAGGacaaggatgccaggtgggtgcagggaagtacacacATAATGCACTCCTGGAGGAAGCTGAGataggtaggcgatggtgtgaacagctcagaagacagagtcggaggaaactgacagacagggtcgaaacagattgaaatcgtgcgAGAAACTGGAAAGTTCTTTATATTAAGAAAATGAGAATGATAAAAAGTATATACAGAACCAAAAAAcccaagcattctgagagtacttcTAAAGCAAAACATACCCCCTTActaggcccaacaaattttcgtatTTCCTAAGTTCATGGGTGATAACTCTGTATGGATAAATTGTTTGACAATGCCTCACGATATTAAACCGTTACAGATCAAGTGTGACGTCCATGGCGATTTATCAGTGTTTCACAGAGATATGGCCCTTGAAGTAAGAGATAGAACAgtttgttttccggacttttctGTCACAAGATATTGAACTGACATTTTGTGATATAGCTTTAAAGGGATATTGTCACAGaacactgacctatttaatggtctaacaaagtattacctgaataaatgtaatttgagttgtccctaaatgtactttattcaaccatcttc
It encodes:
- the LOC121367401 gene encoding uncharacterized protein LOC121367401 — protein: MKWLLIVAALAAISSTLEAQTPVIRVNRESSYLPCRDRAVCSDLYNFTRTLPSGTRQEVRIVKNCKCPDNDDGGCPIVDDHMLHASTIHKQYMCNPIETLPICSENQSQPSAEDMVEGDEEFEFYNYWRINCRCPTSQQTGGANPEPVGARHAVGQSEARLG